A window of Oncorhynchus nerka isolate Pitt River linkage group LG4, Oner_Uvic_2.0, whole genome shotgun sequence contains these coding sequences:
- the LOC135571497 gene encoding poly(ADP-ribose) glycohydrolase-like — MQTVHHDQKSPKEEKYYTSVFPKIAELASSLPHDIKKAIPLLQKGQTQSITLSQRQIACLLANAFYCTFPHRNSPNPRAEYHNYPTINFNSLFEKWSERKREKLRALLHYFHTVTDPATRPCGLVTFERRYIRDRDMPNWGSCKETVPKLHVTSAGCIEEQGAGMLQADFACNMIGGGVLGSGLVQEEILFLMNPELIVSRLFTEKLGDNECLFITGSQQFSQYSGYSDTFKWEGPHRDDIERDEWQRLHRQIVAMDALHFRHQREQYNMKQVTRELNKAYCGFKADDNTYPDFLPDIATGNWGCGAFNGDPKLKALVQLMAAARAKRGVAFFTFKNFSLRESCRTCTTYWSHT, encoded by the exons atgcag ACTGTTCACCATGACCAG aAATCACCCAAAGAAGAGAAATACTACACGTCTGTTTTTCCGAAGATAGCAGAGCTGGCCTCCAGCCTGCCTCACGATATCAAGAAG gctatcCCTCTACTCCAGAAGGGCCAGACTCAGTCCATCACGTTGTCCCAGAGACAGATAGCTTGTCTGCTGGCCAACGCCTTCTACTGCACCTTCCCCCACCGCAACTCTCCCAACCCCAGAGCAGAGTACCACAACTACCCCACCATCAACTTTAACAG TCTGTTTGAAAAGTGgtctgagaggaagagagagaagctgAGAGCCCTCCTTCATTACTTCCACACTGTCACAGACCCAG CGACCAGGCCCTGTGGACTGGTGACCTTTGAGAGGCGCTacatcagagacagagacatgccCAACTGggggag tTGTAAGGAAACTGTTCCTAAACTCCATGTCACCTCAGCAGGCTGCATAGAGGAACAGGGAGCAGGGATGTTACAG gcggACTTTGCCTGTAACATGATAGGAGGTGGAGTGTTGGGCTCAGGTCTGGTTCAAGAGGAGATTCTGTTCCTGATGAACCCTGAACTCATCGTATCTCGACTCTTCACTGAGAAACTAGGAGACAATGAGTGTCTCTTcatcacag gttctCAACAGTTCAGTCAGTACAGTGGCTACAGTGACACTTTTAAGTGGGAAGGGCCTCACAGAGACGACATTGagag GGATGAGTGGCAGAGGCTACACAGACAGATTGTGGCCATGGATGCTCTCCACTTCAGACACCAGAGAGAACAGTACAACATGAAACAGGTCACCAGGGAACTCAACAAG GCGTACTGTGGCTTTAAGGCAGATGACAACACTTACCCAGACTTCCTTCCTGACATCGCCACGGGAAACTGGGGCTGCGGAGCCTTCAATGGAGACCCCAAACTTAAAG CTCTGGTCCAGCTGATGGCTGCAGCCAGGGCTAAGAGGGGCGTGGCCTTCTTCACATTCAAGAACTTCAGCTTGAGAGAGAGCTGCAGGACATGCACCACCTACTGGTCACACACATAA